In Lentimicrobium sp. L6, a single genomic region encodes these proteins:
- a CDS encoding aldehyde dehydrogenase, which translates to MNYQEIIKSQQDFFNSNATKPLHFRKEQLKKFQSVLKSNEALLYKAIFKDFKKSEFETYATELGMIYEELIHHLKNIKLWSTKKYISTNLANFLGSSYIMPEPLGNVLVIGAWNYPYLLSLQPVISAMAAGNTVIIKPSELAPYTSQVMAKIINENFPTHYMQVWEGGIEETTEILKLRFDKIFYTGSAIVGKIVMKAAAEHLCPVILELGGKSPALVTKSASIKMTAKRLAWGKFLNGGQTCVAPDYILVDKSVKAKLIAELIKQIKKIHGEHPQKSEAFVRIINNRHYDRLLALLDEKKIIFGGETDEKDLYISPTIMDHIEWNDKVMQEEIFGPILPIIEYENLEEAIKQVKSREKPLALYLFTHKRSTSKRVFSELSFGGGGLNECIMHLTNPGLPFGGVGYSGMGNYHGENGFKAFSHQKSIIQKTNWFEPFVKYAPYNGLKLWLLKKLM; encoded by the coding sequence ATGAATTATCAAGAAATCATAAAAAGTCAGCAGGATTTTTTTAATTCCAATGCGACCAAACCACTTCATTTTCGCAAAGAACAATTGAAAAAGTTTCAATCCGTTTTAAAATCTAATGAAGCTTTATTATACAAAGCCATCTTTAAGGATTTTAAGAAATCAGAATTTGAAACCTATGCCACAGAGTTAGGAATGATTTATGAAGAACTGATTCATCACCTCAAGAATATCAAACTTTGGTCGACGAAAAAATACATCTCCACCAATCTGGCCAATTTCTTAGGTTCTAGCTATATCATGCCCGAGCCTCTTGGGAATGTTTTAGTGATAGGGGCTTGGAATTACCCCTATCTTTTGTCATTACAACCTGTGATTTCAGCCATGGCAGCTGGAAATACTGTTATCATTAAACCCAGTGAATTGGCTCCATATACCAGCCAAGTCATGGCGAAAATCATCAATGAGAATTTTCCTACTCATTATATGCAAGTTTGGGAAGGCGGCATTGAGGAGACCACGGAAATCCTCAAACTTCGATTTGATAAGATATTCTATACCGGTAGCGCTATAGTGGGTAAGATAGTGATGAAAGCTGCAGCTGAGCATCTTTGCCCAGTGATTTTGGAACTTGGAGGTAAGAGTCCGGCTCTAGTAACCAAGAGCGCTTCCATTAAAATGACAGCCAAAAGACTAGCTTGGGGGAAATTCCTTAATGGTGGTCAAACTTGTGTGGCTCCAGATTATATTCTCGTTGATAAAAGTGTGAAAGCAAAATTAATAGCGGAACTCATCAAACAAATCAAAAAAATTCATGGTGAACATCCTCAAAAAAGTGAGGCCTTTGTAAGAATTATAAATAATCGACATTACGATCGCTTACTTGCATTATTAGACGAAAAGAAAATCATCTTCGGTGGAGAAACCGATGAGAAAGATTTATATATCTCCCCTACCATCATGGATCATATCGAATGGAATGACAAGGTGATGCAAGAAGAAATATTTGGACCTATATTACCCATAATAGAATATGAAAATTTAGAGGAGGCCATTAAGCAGGTTAAATCTCGTGAAAAGCCACTGGCACTCTATTTATTCACCCACAAGAGAAGTACGAGTAAACGAGTTTTCAGTGAGCTTTCCTTTGGTGGAGGTGGATTAAACGAATGCATCATGCATCTAACCAATCCCGGACTACCCTTTGGAGGAGTGGGATACTCAGGAATGGGAAATTATCATGGCGAAAATGGTTTTAAAGCCTTTAGTCATCAAAAAAGTATCATTCAAAAAACAAATTGGTTTGAGCCATTTGTAAAATATGCACCCTATAATGGATTGAAGTTATGGTTGCTAAAAAAGTTGATGTAG
- a CDS encoding hemolysin III family protein has translation MKIKARDYSKQEEFWNILTHGLGLALSIPALVLLVVFASIYGTAWHIVSFSIYGATLVTLYAASTLFHATKKKKTRLKLNVFDHSSIFLLIAGTYTPFLLVTLRGPWGWSLFGVIWGLAITGAILKLFFTGRFDKISTAIYVLMGWMIIIAIKPLIESFSGPGLFWLIAGGVSYSIGAIFYLLHKLPYNHAIFHVFVLLGSIAHFVAVFFYV, from the coding sequence ATGAAAATAAAAGCAAGAGATTATAGCAAACAAGAAGAGTTTTGGAACATCCTAACTCATGGCTTAGGTTTGGCACTCAGTATTCCTGCATTGGTATTATTGGTGGTGTTTGCAAGCATATATGGAACAGCATGGCATATCGTAAGTTTTAGTATTTATGGAGCAACATTGGTTACTTTATACGCTGCTTCTACCCTATTTCATGCGACCAAAAAGAAAAAGACACGATTGAAACTCAATGTTTTTGATCACAGTAGTATTTTTCTTTTGATAGCAGGAACCTATACTCCATTTTTACTCGTTACACTAAGAGGCCCTTGGGGTTGGTCACTATTCGGAGTCATTTGGGGATTAGCCATCACCGGAGCCATCCTCAAATTGTTTTTTACTGGTCGCTTCGACAAAATTTCTACTGCCATCTATGTATTGATGGGCTGGATGATCATTATTGCCATTAAGCCATTGATAGAAAGCTTCAGCGGTCCTGGACTCTTCTGGTTAATAGCTGGAGGAGTAAGCTATAGTATTGGAGCTATCTTTTATTTGCTACACAAACTACCTTATAATCACGCCATTTTCCACGTTTTCGTATTACTAGGCAGTATTGCGCATTTTGTAGCTGTTTTCTTTTATGTGTAA
- a CDS encoding polyprenyl synthetase family protein encodes MSITKEIKKLLKQEFAEFEIVFKEAMNTDVALLDVILKYLYKQKGKQMRPMFVMLTAHISGEINPATYRAASLIELLHTATLVHDDVVDDANERRGFFSLNALWKNKIAVLSGDFLLSKGLMLSLNHDDYHLLKIVSKATQEMSEGELLQIEKARRLDITEEVYFEIIRKKTASLIASCCEVGAASVNASAEVVEKMRLFGEKVGLAFQIKDDIFDFKTAGDIGKPKGIDVKEQKMTLPLIYMLQNMDSSEKRKVIRTIKKHHQNPEKVQGIIAQVNQSGGIDYAKFKMNELVDEALALLNGQEPSPYLDALRGLVEYSISREK; translated from the coding sequence ATGTCCATAACCAAAGAAATAAAGAAACTTTTAAAACAGGAATTCGCAGAGTTTGAGATAGTATTTAAGGAAGCTATGAATACCGATGTGGCTCTTCTCGATGTGATACTCAAATATCTCTATAAGCAGAAAGGTAAGCAAATGCGTCCTATGTTTGTCATGTTGACTGCTCATATTTCTGGTGAAATAAATCCCGCAACCTATAGAGCTGCTTCTTTGATAGAATTGCTTCATACTGCAACTTTAGTACATGATGATGTGGTGGACGATGCCAACGAAAGGAGAGGGTTCTTTTCATTAAATGCACTCTGGAAGAATAAGATAGCGGTGCTATCTGGTGATTTTTTGTTGTCAAAAGGCTTAATGTTATCCTTGAACCATGATGACTATCATCTATTAAAGATAGTCTCAAAGGCCACTCAGGAGATGAGTGAGGGAGAATTATTGCAAATAGAGAAAGCGCGCCGATTAGATATTACGGAGGAGGTTTATTTTGAAATCATTCGCAAGAAAACGGCCAGTTTAATCGCCAGTTGTTGTGAAGTGGGTGCAGCTTCGGTAAATGCCTCAGCAGAAGTGGTGGAGAAAATGCGTTTGTTTGGAGAAAAAGTAGGACTAGCTTTTCAGATTAAAGATGATATTTTCGATTTTAAAACAGCAGGAGATATCGGAAAACCAAAAGGAATAGATGTTAAAGAGCAAAAGATGACTTTGCCATTAATATATATGCTTCAGAATATGGATTCCTCTGAAAAGCGAAAAGTCATCAGAACCATAAAGAAACACCATCAGAATCCAGAAAAAGTTCAGGGAATCATAGCACAAGTAAACCAGAGTGGAGGAATTGATTATGCAAAATTTAAAATGAATGAATTGGTAGATGAGGCTTTAGCACTCTTAAATGGACAAGAACCTAGTCCTTATCTTGATGCTTTGAGAGGTTTGGTGGAGTATTCTATTTCTCGGGAGAAGTAG
- a CDS encoding TetR/AcrR family transcriptional regulator, whose translation MKTKENILTQSFQLFINEGYKEVSIQNIVSHCGISKGAFYHHFKSKNDLYEEVLNRFFFNYFNESDFDYSQEKNLKDKLGEFVEHLISPYEELLELTSRKDLLAYFRFLFQSAASQDSIQYKINRHFYKKGYYLELLLKEELKQQNMAIAIDAKKTARLLLSIVLGMTVLDGIYDAAKIKSHLHESLDIMIQILVKKEYRQAQLELEFN comes from the coding sequence ATGAAAACTAAGGAAAACATTCTTACTCAATCTTTTCAGCTCTTTATAAACGAGGGCTATAAAGAAGTTTCTATTCAAAATATAGTGAGCCATTGTGGTATTTCTAAGGGTGCCTTTTATCACCATTTCAAATCGAAAAATGATTTATATGAGGAGGTTTTAAATCGATTTTTCTTCAATTATTTTAATGAATCGGATTTCGATTATAGTCAGGAGAAAAATCTGAAAGACAAGCTGGGTGAGTTTGTGGAGCATTTGATTAGCCCCTATGAGGAATTACTGGAACTAACCTCTCGCAAAGATTTATTGGCTTATTTTCGTTTCCTTTTTCAATCGGCAGCATCACAAGACTCCATACAATATAAAATCAATAGACATTTTTATAAGAAAGGTTATTATTTGGAGTTATTGCTTAAAGAAGAGCTGAAACAACAAAATATGGCCATAGCTATTGACGCCAAGAAAACGGCGCGATTATTACTGAGCATTGTTTTGGGGATGACCGTTTTAGATGGTATTTATGATGCAGCAAAGATAAAATCACATTTACATGAATCATTAGACATCATGATTCAAATATTAGTAAAAAAAGAATATCGTCAAGCTCAATTAGAACTTGAATTTAATTAA